From one Paeniglutamicibacter psychrophenolicus genomic stretch:
- a CDS encoding proline racemase family protein: MRTSRIFHAVDSHTEGMPTRVITGGVGTIPGATMAERRLWFMENSDGIRNLLMREPRGHASMSGAILQPSTRPDADFGVLYIEVSGLLPMCGHGTIGVATVLVETGMVEVQEPVTTVRLDTPAGLVIAEVAVKDGAAESVTIRNVPSYSDRLDASVEVPGYGTVKYDLAFGGNFYAIVELEDLGLPFERERKNDLLAAGLAIMDAINEHDEPVHRERDDIRGCHHVYLKAPGSTAEYSRHAMAIYPGWFDRSPCGTGTSARMAQLHARGELALDADFTNESYIGSQFTGRLVEETTVGGLPAVVPTVTGRAWLTGTAQYFLDPTDPFPEGFSL; this comes from the coding sequence ATGCGCACCAGCAGGATCTTCCACGCAGTGGATTCACACACCGAAGGCATGCCCACCCGCGTCATCACCGGCGGCGTCGGCACGATTCCCGGAGCCACCATGGCCGAACGCCGTCTGTGGTTCATGGAGAACAGCGACGGAATCCGCAACCTGCTGATGCGCGAACCACGCGGGCACGCCTCGATGAGCGGCGCGATCCTGCAGCCCTCCACGCGCCCCGACGCAGACTTCGGCGTCCTGTACATCGAGGTCTCCGGGCTGCTGCCCATGTGCGGGCACGGCACCATCGGGGTTGCCACCGTGCTGGTGGAAACCGGCATGGTCGAGGTCCAGGAACCGGTGACCACCGTACGTCTGGACACCCCGGCCGGACTGGTTATCGCCGAGGTCGCCGTGAAGGATGGGGCTGCCGAATCGGTCACCATCCGCAACGTGCCCTCCTACAGCGACCGCCTGGATGCAAGCGTCGAGGTCCCCGGCTACGGCACCGTGAAGTACGACCTGGCCTTCGGCGGAAACTTCTACGCCATCGTCGAGCTCGAGGACCTGGGGTTGCCCTTCGAACGCGAGCGCAAGAACGACCTGCTCGCCGCCGGCCTGGCCATCATGGATGCCATCAACGAGCACGACGAACCCGTGCACCGCGAACGCGACGACATCCGCGGCTGCCACCACGTCTATCTCAAGGCCCCCGGCTCAACGGCCGAGTACTCCCGGCACGCCATGGCGATCTACCCGGGCTGGTTCGACCGTTCCCCTTGCGGCACCGGGACCAGTGCCCGCATGGCCCAACTGCATGCACGTGGCGAATTGGCGCTCGATGCAGATTTCACCAACGAGTCATACATCGGCTCGCAATTCACCGGACGGCTTGTCGAAGAGACAACCGTTGGCGGGTTGCCCGCGGTCGTACCCACCGTCACCGGACGAGCCTGGCTCACCGGAACGGCCCAATATTTCCTTGATCCCACTGACCCGTTTCCGGAAGGATTTTCGCTGTGA
- a CDS encoding ornithine cyclodeaminase family protein: MTLPYFDAAQVRASLPFERAIAAIEDALRADTDPEIDGPRIFAPAPDGEFLLMPAVGQGYSGLKVATIAPLNPAKGEEKIQGVYLLFDSANLTPIAAMDGAELTAIRTPAATLAAVKNIAEAPGETPFTSTPKILVFGAGIQAVNHIRAAKAVFPEGRFSVVGQRIERIAALTEQLAAEGIAVTRGSVDDVPGADVILCVTSSPTPLFDGSLPADHAIIASVGQHGLDAREVDETLVKRSEVAVEGRASSWRESGDLIPARSVEEWMQINPPNLKDLVDGKFKRVAGRPSLYTGVGMAWEDLVSAAVVYEDHRSRSA; encoded by the coding sequence GTGACACTGCCATATTTCGATGCTGCCCAGGTGCGCGCCTCGCTTCCCTTCGAGCGTGCCATTGCCGCCATCGAGGATGCCTTGCGTGCCGACACCGACCCGGAAATCGACGGGCCGCGGATCTTCGCACCGGCACCGGACGGGGAATTCCTGCTGATGCCCGCCGTTGGACAAGGCTACTCGGGGCTCAAGGTCGCAACTATCGCCCCGCTGAACCCCGCCAAGGGCGAGGAAAAGATCCAGGGCGTCTACCTGCTCTTTGATTCGGCGAACCTCACACCGATTGCCGCCATGGACGGAGCCGAGCTCACCGCCATCCGCACCCCGGCCGCAACCCTTGCCGCGGTGAAAAACATTGCCGAGGCACCGGGGGAGACCCCGTTCACCAGCACCCCGAAGATCTTGGTCTTCGGTGCCGGGATCCAGGCGGTCAACCACATCCGGGCAGCCAAGGCCGTCTTCCCCGAGGGCAGATTCTCCGTCGTGGGCCAACGGATCGAACGCATCGCGGCACTGACCGAGCAGCTGGCAGCCGAAGGCATCGCCGTCACCCGCGGAAGCGTCGATGATGTTCCGGGCGCCGATGTGATCCTGTGCGTGACCTCCTCGCCGACCCCGCTCTTTGACGGATCGCTGCCGGCAGACCACGCCATCATCGCCTCGGTGGGCCAGCACGGGCTCGATGCCCGCGAGGTCGATGAGACGCTGGTGAAACGCTCCGAGGTCGCCGTCGAGGGACGGGCATCCTCCTGGCGCGAAAGCGGGGACCTGATCCCCGCACGCAGCGTCGAGGAGTGGATGCAGATCAATCCGCCCAACCTCAAGGACCTGGTTGACGGCAAGTTCAAGCGCGTTGCAGGGCGCCCGAGCCTGTACACCGGCGTGGGCATGGCATGGGAGGACTTGGTGTCCGCAGCCGTGGTGTACGAAGATCACAGGAGTAGAAGCGCGTGA
- a CDS encoding GntR family transcriptional regulator — MSAPVEIGEKTMTGTSKFTIEKLDRQMSLRETVTQKLRTSIISGDLVEGELYSAPSLGAAFGVSATPVREAMMDLVREGLVETVKNKGFRITGMTDEELEEIAEIRLLIEPATTKRALPLIPKESIAELRALADTIVAMARDKDAEAYLAADREFHARLMGFAGNKQLVELATSLRLRTRMYGLKTLLDNHQLDGSAKEHHEMIDCVERGDGDGIYELMILHINHARGLWNTGSPESHEAPLNEQ; from the coding sequence GTGAGCGCACCTGTGGAAATCGGAGAAAAGACCATGACCGGCACCTCAAAGTTCACCATTGAGAAGCTTGACCGCCAGATGAGCCTGCGCGAAACCGTCACGCAGAAGCTGCGGACCTCGATCATCTCGGGGGACCTGGTTGAAGGTGAGCTGTATTCGGCACCCAGCCTGGGCGCCGCCTTTGGGGTCTCCGCAACTCCGGTTCGCGAGGCCATGATGGACCTGGTCCGCGAGGGCCTGGTCGAGACGGTGAAGAACAAGGGATTCCGGATCACCGGCATGACCGATGAGGAGCTTGAGGAGATCGCCGAGATCCGGCTTCTCATCGAACCTGCCACCACCAAGCGGGCCCTTCCCTTGATTCCCAAGGAAAGCATTGCCGAATTGCGTGCGCTGGCCGACACCATTGTGGCCATGGCCAGGGACAAGGACGCCGAAGCCTACCTGGCAGCGGACCGCGAGTTCCACGCCCGGCTGATGGGCTTTGCCGGGAACAAGCAATTGGTGGAACTGGCAACCAGCCTGCGCCTGCGCACACGCATGTACGGGCTGAAGACGCTGCTGGACAACCACCAGCTCGACGGTTCCGCGAAGGAACACCACGAAATGATCGACTGCGTGGAACGCGGTGACGGTGACGGGATCTACGAGCTGATGATCCTCCACATCAACCACGCCCGCGGCCTGTGGAACACCGGCAGCCCGGAATCACACGAAGCCCCGTTGAACGAGCAATAA
- a CDS encoding NAD(P)/FAD-dependent oxidoreductase: MNAPSDVIVIGAGVIGSAIAYFASRQGLSVTVLERGLPASGTSSACEGNILVSDKELGPELELTKFSLDTWRGDLAEHARHWEFESKGGIIVASRESSMASLDRLTKAQANHGIDVEWVDIPRLREFEPNISPNALGAAWYPDDCQVQPMLVAGHLLKLARAAGAKVITNTMVTGFVRNGETVTGVKTDRGQFHAPAVVNAAGSWSEDVAALAGVNVPVKPRKGFVMVTEPLPPMVHHKVYAAEYVDNVGSSDAGLQSSPVVEGTPAGSILIGSSRERVGFDRSVNTDALRQMAANAIALFPFLEKTRIIRHYHGFRPYCPDHLPVIGHDPRAPGLWHASGYEGAGIGLSAGTGKLVAQALAGLTPDLSLAPFAPERFGEFTPATKVPQESAA; encoded by the coding sequence ATGAATGCGCCCAGCGACGTCATCGTCATTGGTGCCGGGGTCATCGGTTCGGCGATCGCCTACTTCGCCAGCCGGCAGGGACTTTCTGTCACCGTGCTGGAGCGCGGATTACCCGCCAGCGGAACCAGTTCCGCCTGCGAGGGCAACATCCTGGTCTCCGACAAGGAACTGGGCCCGGAGCTTGAGCTGACCAAGTTCTCGCTGGACACCTGGCGCGGCGACCTGGCCGAGCACGCACGCCATTGGGAATTCGAGTCCAAGGGCGGCATCATTGTCGCCTCGCGCGAATCCTCCATGGCCTCCCTTGACCGCCTCACCAAGGCCCAGGCCAACCACGGCATCGACGTCGAGTGGGTCGACATCCCGCGGCTGCGCGAGTTTGAGCCCAACATTTCCCCCAACGCGCTAGGCGCCGCCTGGTACCCGGACGACTGCCAGGTCCAGCCGATGCTGGTTGCCGGCCACCTGCTCAAGCTGGCCCGCGCCGCCGGGGCCAAGGTCATCACCAACACCATGGTCACCGGCTTCGTGCGCAACGGCGAGACCGTCACCGGTGTCAAGACCGACCGCGGTCAGTTCCACGCCCCAGCGGTCGTCAACGCCGCGGGCAGCTGGTCGGAGGACGTGGCGGCGCTGGCCGGGGTCAACGTGCCGGTGAAGCCCCGCAAGGGCTTTGTCATGGTCACCGAACCGCTGCCGCCGATGGTGCACCACAAGGTGTACGCGGCCGAATACGTGGACAACGTGGGAAGCTCCGACGCCGGGCTGCAGTCCTCGCCGGTGGTGGAGGGCACTCCCGCCGGTTCCATCCTGATCGGCTCCTCCCGCGAACGCGTCGGATTCGACCGGTCCGTCAACACCGACGCCCTGCGCCAGATGGCCGCCAACGCCATCGCGCTCTTCCCCTTCCTGGAAAAGACGCGCATCATCCGCCACTACCACGGCTTCCGCCCCTACTGCCCTGACCACCTGCCGGTCATCGGGCACGACCCGCGCGCACCGGGCCTCTGGCACGCCAGCGGCTACGAGGGCGCCGGCATCGGCCTGTCCGCCGGCACCGGAAAGCTCGTGGCCCAGGCACTGGCCGGGCTCACCCCCGACTTGTCCCTGGCGCCCTTCGCCCCCGAACGCTTCGGCGAATTCACCCCCGCAACCAAGGTCCCCCAGGAGTCGGCAGCATGA
- a CDS encoding (2Fe-2S)-binding protein has product MSTTPQRITVTLNATEIRADAGQSVGAVLMGQGIKAWRTTRNEGKPRGLFCGIGACYDCLITIDGQPNQRACMVEARDSMNIEGDFDA; this is encoded by the coding sequence ATGAGCACCACACCGCAGCGGATCACCGTGACGCTCAACGCCACCGAGATCCGGGCCGATGCCGGCCAGAGCGTCGGAGCGGTGCTGATGGGGCAGGGCATCAAGGCCTGGCGCACCACCCGCAACGAGGGCAAGCCGCGCGGCCTGTTCTGCGGCATCGGTGCCTGCTACGACTGCCTGATCACCATTGACGGCCAACCCAACCAGCGTGCCTGCATGGTCGAGGCGCGGGACTCCATGAACATTGAAGGGGACTTCGACGCATGA
- a CDS encoding NAD(P)/FAD-dependent oxidoreductase: MSTQTEFSFDVAVIGAGPAGLAAAVAAAERGAKVVVLDAGTQPGGQFWRHRPESVIPEPDGHGHHGWKTYLDLRARFDAAASRGMLRYLPNTQVWMTECEDAGRFVLRLTPATGTALEAATVRATKLVSCTGGYDRQLPLPGWELPGVMAAGGIQAFIKANGTLPGRRFVVAGTGPFLLPVAANIAEAGGKVVAVCESASLANWLPHLGAASGVPGKALEGAEYAGVFAKHRIRYRTRTVVTEVLGETSANSVRIAKVDADGAVIAGTEQLLEDVDVVGFGWGFTPQIELAVALGAETRIDADGSLVCVVDDRQASNVPGLYLAGEVTGVGGAVLAVAEGLVAGAAAATGEQPTAGTARQIQRHRKFAGAMHQAHPVPEKWDDLLTDDTLVCRCEEVSHGEVVHARDALGATDARTMKSFTRTGMGWCQGKVCGFAVSCLSTKGNDDAGAEQASLAAFAKRPVAAPLTLGEISALDSRQPQDS; the protein is encoded by the coding sequence ATGAGCACGCAGACGGAATTTTCCTTCGACGTGGCCGTCATCGGCGCGGGCCCGGCGGGCCTTGCCGCGGCGGTTGCCGCGGCCGAACGCGGCGCCAAGGTCGTCGTGCTGGATGCCGGCACCCAGCCCGGCGGCCAGTTCTGGCGCCACCGCCCCGAATCGGTCATCCCCGAACCCGACGGCCACGGCCACCACGGCTGGAAGACCTACCTGGACCTGCGCGCACGCTTCGACGCCGCCGCATCCCGCGGCATGCTGCGCTACCTGCCCAACACCCAGGTCTGGATGACCGAATGCGAGGACGCCGGCCGCTTTGTGCTGCGCCTGACCCCCGCCACCGGCACCGCGCTCGAGGCCGCAACGGTCCGCGCAACCAAGCTCGTCTCCTGCACCGGCGGCTACGACCGCCAGCTGCCGCTGCCCGGCTGGGAACTGCCCGGCGTCATGGCCGCGGGCGGAATCCAGGCGTTCATCAAGGCCAACGGCACCCTGCCGGGCCGGCGCTTCGTGGTCGCCGGAACCGGGCCCTTCCTGCTGCCGGTGGCCGCAAACATCGCCGAGGCCGGCGGCAAGGTCGTCGCCGTGTGCGAATCCGCCTCGCTGGCCAACTGGCTGCCGCACCTGGGCGCCGCAAGCGGCGTCCCGGGCAAGGCCCTCGAAGGCGCGGAGTACGCGGGCGTCTTTGCCAAGCACCGCATCCGCTACCGCACCCGCACGGTTGTCACCGAGGTGCTGGGGGAGACCAGCGCCAACTCGGTGCGCATCGCCAAGGTCGACGCCGACGGCGCCGTCATCGCGGGCACCGAACAGCTGCTTGAGGACGTGGACGTCGTCGGCTTCGGCTGGGGCTTCACCCCGCAGATCGAACTGGCCGTTGCCCTGGGCGCCGAGACGCGCATCGATGCCGACGGCTCGCTGGTCTGCGTGGTCGATGACCGGCAGGCCTCCAACGTGCCCGGACTCTACCTTGCCGGTGAAGTGACCGGCGTCGGCGGGGCCGTGCTGGCCGTGGCCGAGGGTCTTGTCGCCGGGGCCGCCGCGGCCACCGGAGAGCAGCCAACAGCCGGAACCGCACGGCAGATCCAGCGCCACCGGAAGTTCGCCGGGGCCATGCACCAGGCGCACCCCGTGCCCGAGAAGTGGGATGACCTGCTCACCGACGACACCCTGGTGTGCAGGTGCGAGGAGGTCAGCCACGGCGAGGTCGTGCACGCCCGCGATGCCCTCGGCGCCACGGATGCACGCACCATGAAGTCCTTCACCCGCACCGGGATGGGCTGGTGCCAGGGCAAGGTCTGCGGCTTCGCCGTCTCCTGCCTGTCCACCAAGGGAAACGACGACGCCGGGGCCGAGCAGGCCTCGCTGGCGGCCTTCGCCAAGCGCCCCGTCGCCGCCCCGCTGACCCTGGGCGAGATCAGCGCCCTGGACTCCCGACAGCCGCAAGACTCCTGA
- a CDS encoding aldehyde dehydrogenase (NADP(+)), with translation MTTTITVTPTTATELEEILVAAQQAAAPWAALRPSERADVLDTVADALDAAAGTLIPIAMAETNLPQARLTGELKRTTFQLRIFGEVLRDGAYLDARIDHADAQWPMGAPRPDLRRVLEPMGPVVVFAASNFPFAFSVAGGDTASAWAAGNPVILKAHSGHPELSIATANTIAEALASANIPAGIFALVMGTEAGATALKDPRVKAAGFTGSIPGGRALFDMANARPEPIPFYGELGSNNPVFVTAAAAAERGAAIAGEFVASFTMGAGQFCTKPGTIFVPRGSEIVETLRATQLPAAAALLNGRIQAGYVEVLEALQNHEKVQVLAQGSDPLADPPSPTLLLTTAADLLAYPESLQTECFGPTALVVEYTDEAELVALAESFEGQLTATLVGTENCEVTELIEVLSRKAGRVLWNQWPTGVSVTYAQQHGGPYPATTSVGSTSVGTAAISRFLRPVAYQGFPQALLPEALQDANPLNVPQMVNGKR, from the coding sequence ATGACGACCACCATCACCGTCACCCCGACGACCGCCACCGAGCTCGAGGAAATCCTCGTCGCCGCCCAGCAGGCCGCCGCCCCGTGGGCCGCACTGCGCCCGTCCGAGCGCGCCGACGTGCTGGACACCGTCGCGGACGCCCTTGACGCCGCCGCCGGCACCCTCATCCCGATCGCCATGGCGGAGACCAACCTGCCGCAGGCCCGGCTGACCGGCGAGCTCAAGCGCACCACCTTCCAGCTGCGCATCTTCGGCGAGGTGCTGCGCGACGGCGCCTACTTGGACGCCCGCATCGACCACGCCGACGCACAGTGGCCGATGGGTGCACCGCGCCCGGATTTGCGCCGCGTGCTCGAGCCGATGGGCCCGGTCGTCGTCTTCGCGGCCAGCAACTTCCCGTTCGCCTTCTCCGTGGCCGGCGGCGACACCGCCTCCGCCTGGGCCGCGGGCAACCCCGTCATCCTCAAGGCGCACTCGGGCCACCCGGAACTCTCGATCGCCACGGCCAACACCATCGCCGAGGCACTGGCCTCCGCCAACATCCCGGCCGGCATCTTCGCCCTGGTCATGGGCACCGAGGCCGGCGCCACCGCGCTGAAGGACCCGCGCGTCAAGGCAGCGGGCTTCACTGGCTCGATCCCCGGCGGCCGCGCCCTCTTCGACATGGCCAACGCCCGCCCGGAGCCGATCCCGTTCTACGGCGAGCTCGGTTCCAACAACCCCGTCTTCGTCACCGCCGCCGCGGCTGCCGAGCGCGGCGCCGCGATCGCCGGGGAATTCGTCGCTTCCTTCACCATGGGCGCCGGCCAGTTCTGCACCAAGCCGGGAACGATCTTCGTCCCGCGCGGCTCGGAAATCGTCGAGACCCTGCGCGCCACGCAGCTTCCGGCAGCCGCCGCACTGCTCAACGGCCGCATCCAGGCCGGCTACGTCGAGGTGCTTGAGGCCCTGCAGAATCATGAGAAGGTCCAGGTCCTGGCCCAGGGCTCGGACCCGCTGGCCGATCCGCCGAGCCCGACCCTGCTGCTCACCACTGCTGCGGACCTGCTGGCATACCCCGAGTCGCTGCAGACCGAGTGCTTCGGCCCGACCGCACTGGTCGTCGAGTACACCGACGAAGCAGAACTCGTCGCGCTGGCCGAAAGCTTCGAGGGCCAGCTGACCGCCACCCTCGTGGGCACCGAAAACTGCGAGGTCACCGAGCTGATCGAGGTGCTTTCCCGCAAGGCAGGCCGCGTGCTGTGGAACCAGTGGCCGACCGGCGTCTCGGTCACCTACGCGCAGCAGCACGGCGGCCCGTACCCGGCAACCACCTCCGTGGGCAGCACCTCCGTGGGCACCGCCGCGATCTCCCGCTTCCTGCGCCCGGTTGCCTACCAGGGCTTCCCGCAGGCACTGCTTCCCGAGGCGCTGCAGGATGCCAACCCGCTGAACGTGCCGCAGATGGTCAACGGCAAGCGCTAA
- a CDS encoding NAD(P)-dependent alcohol dehydrogenase produces the protein MPVQGPKGARIVEAIGSTLRGFSAGDKVVMGSAFCGQCEQCLAGNPMYCLSFCDRNFGVQRADGSKAFSDSQGAIGSHFFGQSSFAEHTNVAARGVVKVPDDVPLEILGPLGCGIMTGSGAVLNVLEPKPGSSIAVFGTGAVGMAGMLATKAAGATTIIMVDIVPERLAFAKELGATHTVNSKEVDPVEAIKEITGGGVNYALDTTGVPPVFSQMTQSLATRGHGALVGAAKLGTEAPFAIGNLLLTGIKVSMVIEGDAVPKEFIPRLISLHAQGLFPFDKLIKKYKFEDINQAFADSADGSTLKPVIVF, from the coding sequence GTGCCGGTTCAGGGGCCCAAAGGAGCCAGGATCGTCGAAGCCATCGGCTCGACCCTGCGGGGATTCTCCGCGGGCGACAAGGTCGTCATGGGTTCGGCGTTTTGTGGCCAGTGCGAGCAATGCCTCGCCGGGAACCCGATGTATTGCCTGAGCTTCTGCGATCGGAACTTCGGCGTCCAGCGCGCGGACGGCTCGAAGGCCTTTTCGGACTCGCAGGGCGCGATCGGATCGCATTTCTTCGGCCAGTCCTCCTTCGCCGAGCACACCAACGTCGCGGCCCGTGGTGTGGTCAAGGTTCCCGACGACGTGCCGCTGGAGATCCTCGGACCCCTGGGCTGCGGCATCATGACCGGTTCCGGGGCCGTGCTCAACGTCCTTGAGCCGAAGCCCGGTTCCTCCATTGCGGTGTTCGGCACCGGGGCCGTGGGCATGGCCGGCATGCTTGCGACCAAGGCCGCCGGCGCCACGACCATCATCATGGTGGACATCGTGCCCGAACGCCTCGCGTTCGCCAAGGAGCTGGGAGCCACCCACACCGTGAATTCCAAGGAAGTGGACCCGGTCGAGGCGATCAAGGAGATCACCGGCGGCGGCGTCAATTACGCGTTGGACACCACCGGCGTTCCCCCGGTGTTCTCGCAGATGACCCAGTCGTTGGCCACCCGGGGCCACGGCGCCCTGGTCGGTGCCGCGAAGCTGGGGACCGAGGCACCGTTCGCCATCGGCAACCTGCTGCTGACCGGCATCAAGGTCTCCATGGTCATCGAGGGCGACGCGGTGCCCAAGGAATTCATTCCCCGGCTGATCAGCCTGCACGCGCAGGGCTTGTTCCCCTTCGACAAGCTGATCAAGAAGTACAAGTTCGAGGACATCAACCAGGCCTTCGCCGATTCCGCGGACGGATCGACGCTCAAGCCGGTCATCGTGTTCTAG
- a CDS encoding enoyl-CoA hydratase/isomerase family protein — MSGTTTTAIPTLAGRILSGINGDIGEIVIENPRQRNALTRDMCLELAEQVRRLDADPRVKVITLRGSGDDFSAGAAINELHQVLFDAGPDGETIDHLSAADAAIGAARKPTVALVRGTCMGGGWQIASACDVSIAADSVKLAVTPSKLGIIYPRSGVERLVQRLGADKAKYVLFSADVIPAEKAAAWGLLTDVVPEADFEALSQGLVARMATRSQYSVHTMKKLIDSLVSGSGAEDELWREEWAKLPASEDFAVGQRAFLEGGRPRFTWGG; from the coding sequence ATGAGCGGAACGACAACCACAGCGATCCCGACGCTGGCAGGTCGCATACTCAGCGGCATCAACGGCGACATCGGCGAGATCGTGATCGAGAACCCGCGCCAGCGCAATGCCCTGACCCGGGACATGTGCCTCGAGCTTGCCGAGCAGGTGCGCCGGCTCGATGCCGACCCGAGGGTCAAGGTCATCACGCTGCGTGGAAGCGGGGACGATTTTTCGGCCGGCGCCGCCATCAACGAACTGCATCAGGTCCTGTTCGACGCGGGCCCGGACGGGGAAACCATCGACCACCTCAGCGCCGCCGATGCCGCAATCGGGGCGGCACGCAAGCCGACCGTGGCACTGGTGCGCGGGACCTGCATGGGAGGGGGATGGCAGATTGCCTCGGCCTGCGACGTAAGCATCGCCGCCGATTCCGTCAAGCTTGCGGTGACGCCGTCCAAGCTGGGCATCATCTACCCGCGCAGCGGCGTCGAACGCCTGGTCCAGCGTCTCGGCGCCGACAAGGCCAAGTACGTGCTTTTCAGTGCGGACGTGATCCCTGCAGAGAAAGCGGCTGCCTGGGGACTGCTGACGGATGTGGTTCCCGAAGCCGACTTCGAGGCCCTCAGCCAGGGCCTGGTCGCCCGCATGGCCACGCGCTCTCAGTACTCGGTCCACACCATGAAGAAGCTGATCGATTCCCTGGTTTCCGGAAGCGGCGCGGAGGACGAGCTGTGGCGCGAGGAGTGGGCCAAGCTGCCGGCCAGTGAGGACTTCGCCGTCGGCCAACGGGCATTCCTGGAGGGCGGGCGGCCCCGGTTCACGTGGGGCGGCTGA
- a CDS encoding CaiB/BaiF CoA transferase family protein, giving the protein MLPLSGIRVIDLSRALAGPYCTALLADMGADVIKIETVTGGDSSRSWPPFDGNHSLYFDSTNRNKKSFSLDLYSESGRQLLADLLADADALVENFKPGTMEKMGLGAERLRAINPRLIVSSITGYGTAGPWKDRAGLDQVIQAASGLTSVTGKNTEETYRVGVPVIDIATGMISAFALVSALYARAQGSEAQNVSTSLFETALGLSAFQGQTALSQDRAPEPQGNNHPTIAPYGAYATAGDDIVLAVATESQWAAFCSVLGRTELTEDPRFATGRDRAVHREELNALVTRELATRPAAAWIEDLNAVGIPSGPVFDYLQAVNSDQARALGLIAETRRADGTNLRILRGPVSIGNAPTPVRHAPPVLGEHSREILTGMGLDNEQIDRLMAEGIVREPAVLATSGATA; this is encoded by the coding sequence TTGCTGCCATTGAGCGGTATTCGCGTCATCGACCTCAGCCGGGCACTGGCCGGCCCCTACTGCACCGCATTGCTCGCGGACATGGGTGCGGACGTCATCAAGATCGAGACCGTCACCGGCGGGGACTCGTCGCGGTCCTGGCCGCCGTTTGACGGCAACCACAGCCTGTATTTCGACTCCACCAACCGGAACAAGAAGTCGTTCTCGCTGGATCTCTACAGCGAATCCGGACGCCAATTGCTCGCCGACCTGCTCGCGGATGCCGACGCGCTCGTGGAGAACTTCAAGCCCGGAACCATGGAAAAGATGGGGCTCGGGGCCGAACGGCTGCGTGCCATCAACCCGCGACTCATAGTTTCCTCCATCACCGGCTACGGCACGGCAGGACCATGGAAGGACCGGGCCGGACTGGACCAGGTCATCCAGGCCGCCTCAGGGCTAACCTCGGTCACCGGCAAGAACACCGAGGAAACCTACCGCGTCGGCGTTCCCGTCATCGATATCGCCACCGGCATGATCTCCGCCTTCGCCCTGGTCAGTGCGCTCTACGCACGGGCCCAGGGAAGCGAAGCGCAGAACGTCTCCACCTCGCTGTTCGAAACCGCGCTGGGGCTTTCGGCATTCCAGGGACAGACCGCACTCTCGCAGGACCGGGCACCGGAACCCCAGGGAAACAACCACCCGACCATCGCCCCCTATGGGGCCTACGCAACGGCCGGCGACGACATCGTTCTGGCCGTTGCCACCGAGTCGCAGTGGGCGGCATTCTGCTCGGTGCTCGGCAGGACCGAGTTGACCGAAGATCCCCGTTTTGCCACCGGCAGGGATCGGGCCGTGCACCGCGAAGAACTCAATGCCCTGGTCACCCGGGAGCTGGCGACCCGCCCGGCCGCCGCATGGATCGAGGACCTCAACGCCGTGGGAATCCCCAGCGGGCCGGTGTTCGACTACCTGCAAGCAGTGAACAGCGACCAGGCCCGAGCGCTCGGGCTGATCGCCGAAACACGGCGAGCCGACGGCACCAACCTGCGGATCCTGCGCGGTCCCGTCAGCATCGGCAATGCCCCCACGCCGGTGCGCCATGCCCCGCCGGTGCTGGGCGAGCACAGCCGCGAGATCCTCACCGGCATGGGACTGGACAACGAACAGATCGACCGTCTGATGGCAGAGGGCATCGTGAGGGAACCGGCGGTCCTGGCCACGAGCGGAGCAACGGCATGA